The Glycine soja cultivar W05 chromosome 6, ASM419377v2, whole genome shotgun sequence genome has a window encoding:
- the LOC114415264 gene encoding protein ECERIFERUM 2-like: MGSLPDLDTLPPLSSRISTVVPATPREDENGAFQLNYMDLLVKLHYIRPVFFFTSEAVQGLSISDLKKPMFPLLDPYYHVSGRVRRSESGRPFIKCNDAGVRIAESHCDRTLEEWFRENGNGAVEGLVHDHVLGPDLAFSPLVFVKFTWFKCGGLSVGLSWAHVLGDAFSAFNFLSKWSQILAGQAPPKSLHVSSFPEPKISHNSIVDDPPVSIKKTNILGEYWLATNYHDVATHSFHITSKQLHHLVTATFNQTNDNTNKAKTTTYFEIISALLWKCIANIRGQKIGPNVVTICTSESNRAENEFPTNGFLVLSKIEADFSTGKYEISELVKLIAENKMVENHVMEKLVEADEGKEDFIVYGVNLTFVNLEEANIYDGMNLNGQKPIMANCTFRGVSDKGVVLVLPAPEDDEDGGNGRIVTVSLPREELYQLKDKLGGEWGIH; this comes from the exons ATGGGTTCGCTACCCGATTTAGACACTCTCCCCCCTCTGAGCTCGAGGATTTCAACGGTGGTTCCAGCAACCCCTCGAGAAGATGAAAACGGTGCGTTTCAACTCAACTACATGGACCTCCTCGTGAAGCTCCATTACATACGACCcgttttcttcttcacttccgaAGCCGTTCAAGGCCTCTCAATCTCCGACTTGAAGAAACCCATGTTCCCGCTTCTCGACCCGTATTACCACGTTTCGGGTCGGGTCAGAAGATCCGAATCCGGACGCCCCTTTATTAAGTGCAACGACGCCGGTGTTCGCATCGCTGAGTCGCACTGCGACAGAACCCTCGAAGAATGGTTCCGTGAAAACGGAAACGGCGCCGTTGAAGGACTTGTCCATGATCACGTGCTTGGACCTGATCTTGCCTTTTCTCCTCTCGTTTTCGTCAAG TTCACTTGGTTCAAATGTGGAGGATTATCCGTGGGATTAAGCTGGGCTCACGTTCTTGGAGATGCCTTTTCTGCATTTAATTTCCTGTCCAAGTGGAGTCAAATACTAGCAGGTCAAGCTCCACCAAAATCTCTTCATGTGTCAAGTTTCCCTGAACCCAAAATCTCACATAATTCCATTGTTGATGACCCTCCAGTTTCCATTAAAAAGACAAATATTCTTGGAGAGTATTGGCTCGCTACTAATTACCACGATGTGGCTACTCACTCTTTTCACATCACTTCCAAACAACTTCACCATTTGGTAACAGCCACATTTAATCAAACCAATGACAATACCAATAAGGCCAAGACCACCAcctattttgaaattatttcagCATTACTTTGGAAGTGTATAGCAAACATAAGGGGCCAAAAAATTGGACCAAATGTTGTGACTATATGTACTAGTGAATCTAATCGTGCAGAAAACGAATTCCCCACCAATGGCTTCTTAGTGTTAAGCAAAATTGAAGCAGATTTTTCGACTGGGAAATATGAAATTTCAGAATTGGTGAAGCTGATTGCTGAGAACAAGATGGTTGAGAACCATGTAATGGAAAAATTGGTGGAGGCAGATGAAGGGAAAGAGGATTTTATAGTTTATGGGGTAAACTTGACGTTTGTGAATTTGGAAGAAGCTAATATTTATGATGGGATGAATCTGAATGGACAGAAACCAATTATGGCAAATTGTACATTTCGTGGGGTGAGTGATAAAGGGgttgttttggttcttccagCACCAGAAGATGACGAAGATGGTGGTAATGGAAGGATTGTTACTGTTTCTTTGCCTCGTGAAGAACTATATCAGCTGAAAGATAAGCTAGGAGGAGAATGGGGCATACACTAA